One Brassica oleracea var. oleracea cultivar TO1000 chromosome C7, BOL, whole genome shotgun sequence genomic window carries:
- the LOC106303385 gene encoding QWRF motif-containing protein 7-like, translating to MATTTTTTSRRVRPPSPNINRSTSTTSSISLPVSLNASFSSSGSSSSSTSPSNTSKHMTISRSQSTTRSSRPNSESRGMIPARNSESRTHEVNNGRTREAFARYLEQRERGSPRSNASGKGVKPGASSPSAWALSPGRSVSTMKTSLSSSTPATSMCHTPPESPRRSITGLGFSTID from the exons ATGGCAACCACCACCACCACCACTAGTCGCAGAGTTCGCCCTCCGTCGCCGAATATTAACCGGAGCACGAGTACAACCTCCTCGATCTCTCTTCCGGTGTCTTTAAATGCCTCATTCTCGTCTTCTGGTTCATCCTCTTCTTCCACTTCTCCCTCCAATACAAGCAAACATATGACGATAAGCAGATCACAATCCACAACGAGATCTTCCAGACCCAACTCGGAATCAAGAGGGATGATCCCGGCGAGGAACAGCGAGTCAAGAACTCACGAGGTGAACAACGGTAGAACCAGAGAGGCGTTTGCTCGCTACTTGGAGCAACGTGAGCGTGGTAGTCCTCGTAGTAACGCTTCAGGGAAAGGTGTAAAACCGGGAGCTAGCTCACCATCGGCATGGGCATTGTCCCCAGGGAGATCAGTTTCGACGATGAAAACTTCTTTGTCCAGTTCAACTCCGGCGACTTCAATGTGCCACACGCCGCCTGAGTCACCG AGGAGGAGTATCACCGGTTTAGGCTTCTCCACAATAGATTAA
- the LOC106306913 gene encoding mediator-associated protein 1-like: MAPKQTDKIENPPVASSSEEEEEESGSSVEESNSSDDEAGDVQSKLTQKKPVAPPPAAKKPESDSEEESESDSDSEPATKTKPLNAVVTKPIPATLPESSKRSLKQADNEPKKKAKTSTTEQAKKKPSTSAADEEVKKISGEEAKKMFQRLFSETDEIAMLQGFLDFTSTKGDPSENMDAFCDYVKTLIDFNASKAQIVTKLQRCKKKFVNIVKNSLKRGKTEDQITYAKDLEQKTFELSRKIWGSDGVLPAKPRKKSKEVELLSTPKKEVEVETQKKVSVVDNHHLSESREMALFFKAENASVLGLDESSVSAVWDMVEDGEKKREMEEKLKKLKAKQMELCLQRTSLVDYTAKMIFKNNASSSSS; the protein is encoded by the coding sequence ATGGCACCGAAGCAGACGGACAAGATCGAGAACCCTCCAGTTGCATCTTCCAGCGAAGAGGAAGAAGAAGAGTCTGGTTCATCTGTAGAAGAATCCAACTCTTCCGATGACGAAGCCGGCGATGTCCAGTCCAAACTCACTCAGAAGAAACCTGTTGCCCCTCCTCCTGCTGCCAAGAAGCCTGAATCCGACTCCGAAGAAGAATCAGAATCCGACTCAGACTCCGAGCCTGCGACCAAAACCAAGCCTCTCAACGCTGTCGTGACCAAACCGATCCCAGCGACTCTACCTGAGAGCTCTAAGCGTTCTCTGAAGCAAGCGGATAACGAGCCTAAGAAGAAGGCGAAGACATCAACCACTGAGCAAGCCAAGAAGAAGCCCTCAACATCAGCAGCAGATGAAGAGGTTAAGAAGATTTCAGGAGAAGAAGCCAAGAAGATGTTTCAGAGGCTGTTCAGCGAGACTGACGAAATCGCCATGCTTCAAGGCTTTCTTGACTTTACTTCCACTAAAGGAGACCCTTCCGAGAACATGGACGCATTCTGCGATTACGTCAAGACGCTGATAGATTTCAACGCTTCCAAAGCTCAGATCGTTACGAAGCTCCAGAGGTGTAAGAAGAAGTTTGTGAATATAGTGAAGAACTCGCTTAAGAGAGGGAAGACTGAGGATCAGATCACGTATGCCAAAGATCTTGAGCAGAAAACGTTCGAGCTGTCGAGAAAGATTTGGGGGAGTGATGGTGTGCTTCCTGCTAAACCGAGGAAGAAGTCGAAAGAGGTTGAGTTGCTTTCAACGCCCAAGAAAGAAGTGGAGGTGGAAACACAGAAGAAGGTGAGTGTTGTGGACAATCATCATCTCTCGGAGAGTAGAGAGATGGCGTTGTTCTTCAAGGCGGAGAATGCGAGTGTTTTGGGTTTGGATGAGTCTAGTGTAAGTGCGGTTTGGGATATGGTTGAGGATGGGGAGAAGAAGAGGGAGATGGAGGAGAAGCTGAAGAAGCTAAAGGCTAAGCAGATGGAGCTGTGTTTGCAGAGAACTTCACTCGTGGACTACACTGCAAAGATGATATTCAAAAACAATGCATCTTCCTCCTCTTCATGA
- the LOC106306914 gene encoding uncharacterized protein LOC106306914, whose amino-acid sequence MGIIRSSFTFLTGTVCGIYIAQNYNVPNIKTLGRCAVSKAKEIEELYRKPKSRDDA is encoded by the coding sequence ATGGGAATAATAAGGAGCAGCTTCACATTCCTGACGGGAACAGTGTGCGGGATCTACATCGCTCAGAACTACAACGTTCCTAACATCAAAACCCTTGGTCGTTGCGCCGTTTCAAAGGCGAAGGAAATTGAGGAGCTATATCGCAAGCCCAAGAGCAGAGACGACGCTTGA